The following proteins come from a genomic window of Gimesia chilikensis:
- a CDS encoding DUF1501 domain-containing protein, with the protein MKQKSSLNQAETGSRREFLKLGLGGLSLPALYQLQAAQAASAAAPAGNKERTAIILVWCRGGVSHLDTFDPKPEAPSDYRGPYSPIATKTEGLYLSELLPRCAQISDKFTVLRSITHTGGGHPAGSLQVLGGDPDRVDKRKPKLPDWMSVANFLRRDPNKVLPNYVGVNAITNYDSFQIAGPTYLGPGAGPFQIQGDPSKPEFKVPNIGLSDAQQSERLAKRISLRQQFDQLRRDLDLEGAMQAMDQFEAQATNLLTSKQAAQAFDLTQEPQHIRDRYGMHQWGQQCLMARRLVEAGVEIITTELSGPLCGRVSNWDDHAVNHHVFDAIKYRAPFFDQAVTALIEDIYARGLDKRVLVIVGGEFGRTPRISYSKSTGGGIGSGSAGTTQPGRDHWPNANSMLFAGGNIQTGQIIGATDAKGEGPIARAVGPHDFLATIYSHLGIDYANTFLPDFSGRPTPIVMHGQAIPELAGRA; encoded by the coding sequence ATGAAGCAGAAATCGTCGCTAAATCAGGCCGAAACAGGTTCACGACGTGAGTTTCTCAAGCTGGGGCTGGGAGGCCTGTCGTTACCGGCACTCTACCAGTTACAGGCGGCTCAGGCAGCCAGTGCAGCAGCACCAGCCGGTAATAAAGAACGAACTGCCATCATTCTGGTCTGGTGCCGCGGTGGTGTGAGTCATCTGGATACATTCGATCCCAAGCCGGAAGCCCCCTCCGATTATCGTGGTCCCTATTCGCCGATCGCGACAAAAACCGAAGGCCTGTATCTGAGCGAACTGCTCCCCCGTTGTGCACAAATCTCCGACAAATTCACCGTGCTGCGGTCTATTACCCATACAGGCGGCGGTCATCCCGCTGGGTCATTGCAGGTTCTGGGAGGCGATCCCGATCGCGTCGATAAACGCAAACCCAAGCTGCCCGACTGGATGTCGGTCGCCAACTTTCTCCGCCGGGATCCGAATAAAGTACTGCCCAACTATGTGGGCGTGAATGCGATAACAAACTACGACAGCTTCCAGATTGCCGGCCCCACCTACCTGGGACCTGGAGCCGGCCCGTTCCAGATTCAAGGGGATCCCAGCAAACCTGAATTCAAGGTTCCCAACATTGGTCTGTCAGATGCCCAGCAGTCCGAACGACTGGCGAAGCGAATCAGTCTGCGACAACAGTTTGACCAGCTGCGTCGAGACCTCGACCTGGAAGGAGCCATGCAGGCCATGGATCAGTTCGAAGCCCAGGCAACGAACCTGCTGACCAGCAAACAGGCGGCCCAGGCATTCGATCTGACACAGGAACCTCAACACATTCGTGACCGATACGGAATGCATCAATGGGGACAACAGTGTCTGATGGCCCGTCGCCTGGTGGAAGCGGGTGTGGAAATTATCACAACCGAGCTTTCCGGGCCTCTGTGCGGACGCGTTTCCAACTGGGACGACCATGCGGTCAATCACCACGTGTTCGATGCAATTAAATACCGGGCACCATTCTTCGACCAGGCTGTAACCGCTCTGATTGAAGACATCTATGCTCGTGGACTCGATAAACGGGTACTCGTAATTGTCGGCGGAGAATTCGGACGAACCCCGCGCATCTCCTACTCGAAAAGTACCGGGGGCGGCATCGGCAGCGGCAGTGCCGGCACGACACAACCCGGTCGCGATCACTGGCCCAACGCGAATTCGATGCTCTTTGCCGGCGGAAACATTCAGACTGGCCAGATCATTGGTGCCACAGATGCCAAAGGGGAAGGACCAATTGCCCGCGCCGTCGGACCTCACGATTTCCTGGCGACCATCTATTCACACCTCGGTATTGATTATGCAAATACCTTCCTGCCCGATTTCTCCGGTCGTCCTACGCCGATCGTCATGCATGGCCAGGCGATTCCGGAACTGGCGGGGCGTGCCTGA
- a CDS encoding DUF1559 domain-containing protein, translating to MKRLAWRRGFTLIELLVVIAIIAILIALLLPAVQQAREAARRSTCKNNLKQLGLAMHNYHDAHGMFPIANAPSVRDSCTGGCAWRAMSAQALMLPYMDQANIYNQINWSLRYDEAPNTTVQNTRIPAFLCPSDLKWAGGDPGNNYCVSAGPSKWWRVGVAHQVGVFNFSKPTRISDILDGTSNTIAAGERTVGDNNSGKFDLHTDLVRAQAFPSGFADSYATKAALDAYGTQALTGTSNTHSHVNREWMNGVGGQTVFNTLNPPNSPNPDAHPCSGCGWYDSAGVWSARSRHTGGAHVLLADGSVRFASNNIDINVWQHLGSAIGGETIGEW from the coding sequence ATGAAGCGCTTAGCGTGGCGTCGAGGTTTTACACTCATTGAGTTGCTGGTGGTGATTGCCATTATTGCAATTCTGATTGCACTGCTGCTACCCGCAGTACAGCAGGCACGTGAAGCAGCCCGCCGATCTACATGTAAGAACAACCTGAAGCAGCTCGGGTTGGCCATGCACAATTACCATGATGCTCATGGTATGTTTCCGATTGCAAATGCACCTTCCGTTCGCGATTCCTGTACGGGTGGGTGTGCCTGGCGTGCGATGAGTGCTCAGGCACTGATGCTGCCTTACATGGACCAGGCTAATATCTATAACCAAATCAACTGGAGCCTCCGCTACGATGAAGCTCCTAACACTACAGTGCAGAACACACGGATTCCTGCCTTCCTGTGTCCTTCAGACCTCAAGTGGGCTGGTGGCGATCCAGGGAACAACTACTGTGTGAGTGCCGGTCCTTCCAAGTGGTGGCGTGTTGGTGTCGCACATCAGGTTGGTGTGTTTAACTTCAGCAAGCCAACTCGCATCAGCGATATTCTGGATGGTACATCCAACACGATCGCTGCCGGCGAACGTACCGTGGGTGACAACAACAGTGGAAAATTTGATCTGCACACAGACCTCGTTCGTGCGCAGGCGTTTCCCAGTGGCTTTGCTGATTCTTATGCCACCAAAGCGGCACTGGATGCTTACGGGACCCAGGCTCTGACCGGGACCAGCAACACTCACAGTCACGTTAACCGTGAATGGATGAATGGCGTTGGGGGACAGACTGTCTTCAATACGCTGAACCCACCAAACTCGCCGAATCCGGATGCCCACCCCTGTAGTGGTTGTGGCTGGTACGATTCAGCCGGAGTCTGGTCGGCTCGCAGTCGCCACACCGGTGGCGCGCATGTGCTGCTGGCCGATGGTTCCGTCCGCTTTGCCAGCAATAACATTGACATCAACGTCTGGCAACATCTCGGTTCCGCCATCGGTGGCGAGACAATTGGTGAATGGTAA
- a CDS encoding CRTAC1 family protein has product MSLRGVPIQQLRLFIVPLCLLLSSCTSEQTVETVSTEQESSAPVASSICFEEITDQTGVDFKYRNDEESGNLSILESIGGGVALWDYDLDGRLDLFFPGGGTLFKDQPPQGLPSVLYRQLADGTYQNQTTPAGIGASPYYSHGCTVADFDNDGFPDLVVTGYGGILCWHNLGDGTFEEVSQESGLIDPHWSSSAGWGDLNGDGAVDLYVAHYVDWSIENHPSCASSSGTRDVCPPRRFNGVDDIVFYSNGDGTFRDASREAALVPKGKGLGVILGDVDLDQDTDIYVGNDTTDNFLYLNDGEGKLEESALSRGVAVDDQAVANGSMGVDLGDYNGDGKPDLWVANYESEAFALYKNIGAGQFLYASRETGVNSIGNLFVGFGTRFGDFDSDGDEDIVVSNGHAIHFPQHATVRQLPLLLENQQAKFHSLSFPKSAYLGQQHYGRGLATGDLDNDGDLDVVFANCNERAAILKNCSESKGSWVQIRLIGTKTNRNAIGTTVVFHTTQGEIFRYVTGGGSYLSQSAYTVHAGLPEGAELQGVTVYWPSGKVDEVQSITSLNQMYNLIE; this is encoded by the coding sequence TTGTCTTTACGAGGTGTTCCCATTCAGCAGCTTCGTTTGTTCATTGTTCCGCTCTGCCTGCTTCTGAGTAGTTGTACTTCAGAGCAAACGGTCGAGACAGTATCCACCGAGCAGGAATCTTCTGCGCCTGTTGCATCGTCAATTTGCTTTGAAGAAATCACAGATCAGACGGGCGTCGACTTTAAGTACCGCAACGATGAAGAATCCGGGAACCTGTCGATTCTGGAATCTATCGGAGGCGGAGTTGCCCTCTGGGACTATGATCTGGATGGCCGTCTCGATCTGTTCTTTCCGGGAGGGGGAACACTTTTCAAAGATCAGCCGCCGCAAGGGTTGCCTTCCGTGCTCTACCGACAGCTTGCAGACGGGACGTATCAGAACCAGACCACTCCTGCCGGTATTGGTGCCAGCCCGTATTACTCACATGGCTGTACGGTCGCAGATTTCGACAATGATGGTTTTCCGGATCTGGTTGTGACCGGATACGGCGGAATCTTGTGCTGGCATAATCTCGGAGATGGAACATTTGAGGAAGTATCGCAAGAGTCAGGCTTAATCGATCCCCACTGGAGTTCCTCTGCAGGTTGGGGAGATCTCAATGGTGATGGGGCCGTTGATTTGTACGTGGCGCATTACGTCGACTGGTCAATTGAAAATCATCCCTCGTGCGCGTCATCCTCCGGAACGCGCGATGTCTGTCCTCCGCGACGGTTTAACGGGGTGGACGATATTGTGTTCTACAGCAACGGTGACGGCACGTTCCGCGATGCCAGTCGGGAAGCGGCGCTGGTACCCAAAGGCAAAGGGCTGGGAGTGATCCTGGGGGATGTCGATCTCGATCAGGATACCGACATTTATGTTGGCAACGATACCACCGATAACTTCCTCTATCTCAATGACGGAGAGGGAAAACTTGAGGAGTCGGCATTGAGCCGGGGCGTGGCCGTAGATGATCAGGCGGTCGCGAATGGGAGTATGGGCGTCGATCTGGGAGATTACAACGGCGACGGAAAACCCGATCTCTGGGTGGCGAACTATGAGTCGGAAGCATTTGCGCTGTATAAAAACATCGGGGCAGGGCAGTTCCTGTATGCCAGCCGGGAAACGGGTGTGAATTCAATTGGAAATCTGTTTGTCGGATTCGGTACCCGGTTCGGTGATTTTGATTCCGACGGTGATGAAGACATCGTGGTTTCCAACGGCCACGCCATCCATTTTCCCCAGCATGCTACCGTGCGCCAGTTACCTCTGTTGCTAGAGAATCAACAGGCAAAATTTCATAGCTTATCGTTTCCGAAATCAGCCTATCTGGGACAACAACACTATGGTCGCGGGTTGGCCACCGGTGACCTCGACAACGATGGTGATCTCGATGTGGTGTTTGCTAATTGCAATGAACGAGCCGCGATACTGAAAAACTGCTCTGAATCGAAAGGAAGTTGGGTTCAAATTCGTTTGATCGGCACTAAAACCAATCGAAATGCGATTGGAACGACAGTCGTCTTTCATACGACACAGGGAGAGATATTCCGGTATGTGACAGGGGGAGGAAGTTATCTCTCTCAAAGTGCTTACACGGTGCATGCAGGACTCCCTGAGGGAGCGGAGTTACAGGGTGTCACAGTCTACTGGCCATCGGGCAAGGTAGACGAAGTGCAAAGTATCACCTCCTTAAATCAAATGTACAATTTGATAGAGTAG
- a CDS encoding tetratricopeptide repeat protein gives MAAPEVQSEISEPSVSRRRVVKVLAALIVLTVIGVFWGKTAWINFCQWQAESQLADRHAEAALQWITRAYEADTQNPETLLIMARVHRRSSQIESAVKDLTKLYQLTGNTEDLQREQWLVEAQVGDLQNLEQHLADMLIDPRGRAPDICETFVNSCVLNYRFHDAKRVLEVWQADFPEDPLPHYYRGRILEHEGDWNQAVTEFESALKLDPEHIPSAYNLARIRLTQNQVEAALDNYRSITELQPDHAAALVGTAICLRMQQEVDEAREMLAKAQAISEARMQKDFQRVGDPAYEAQSAIPREQGQLELAAGNYEQALAHLQEALERNPKDRKARLALANALRGQGKLEEAQDQLKIVEETQQAVKRLDECFYQLQQDLENAELRAEIGTIFLEYISEDQGIVWLKNALYYDPENQLAKQTLTDYYDKQQTPPDSSATQ, from the coding sequence ATGGCAGCTCCAGAGGTCCAATCTGAAATCAGCGAGCCCTCCGTCTCCCGCAGACGGGTGGTTAAGGTTCTGGCTGCATTGATTGTGCTGACAGTGATCGGAGTGTTCTGGGGAAAGACTGCCTGGATTAATTTTTGTCAGTGGCAGGCGGAGAGCCAGCTGGCAGACCGTCACGCAGAAGCTGCCTTACAGTGGATTACCCGCGCTTATGAAGCGGATACTCAAAATCCAGAGACCCTGTTGATCATGGCGCGTGTCCATCGCCGTTCCAGTCAGATTGAGTCTGCGGTGAAAGACTTGACGAAACTGTATCAGTTAACCGGCAATACGGAAGATCTGCAACGGGAGCAGTGGCTGGTTGAAGCCCAGGTTGGTGATCTGCAAAACCTGGAACAGCATCTGGCAGACATGTTGATTGATCCACGGGGAAGGGCCCCCGATATTTGTGAGACGTTTGTCAACAGCTGCGTGCTCAATTATCGTTTTCATGATGCCAAACGGGTTCTCGAAGTCTGGCAGGCCGATTTTCCCGAAGATCCTCTTCCGCATTATTATCGCGGACGGATTCTGGAACATGAAGGGGACTGGAATCAGGCCGTTACCGAATTTGAATCGGCATTGAAACTGGATCCGGAACATATTCCTTCCGCTTACAATCTGGCCCGAATCAGACTGACGCAAAATCAGGTGGAAGCGGCGCTGGATAACTACCGTAGCATCACAGAACTTCAGCCGGATCACGCGGCAGCACTTGTCGGTACTGCGATCTGCTTACGGATGCAGCAGGAAGTAGATGAGGCACGCGAAATGCTGGCAAAAGCACAGGCGATATCAGAAGCCCGGATGCAGAAAGATTTTCAGCGCGTCGGCGATCCCGCTTACGAAGCCCAGAGTGCCATTCCTCGGGAACAGGGACAGCTTGAGCTGGCTGCAGGGAATTACGAACAGGCTCTGGCTCATCTGCAGGAAGCACTTGAGCGTAATCCTAAAGATCGCAAAGCCCGGCTGGCCCTGGCGAACGCCCTGCGTGGTCAGGGGAAGCTGGAAGAGGCACAGGATCAACTCAAAATTGTCGAAGAGACCCAGCAGGCGGTGAAACGGCTGGATGAATGCTTCTATCAGCTGCAACAGGATCTCGAGAATGCAGAACTGCGTGCGGAGATCGGCACGATTTTTTTAGAATACATTTCAGAAGATCAGGGTATCGTCTGGCTTAAAAACGCCCTCTATTACGATCCAGAAAATCAGTTGGCGAAACAGACTCTGACTGACTACTACGACAAACAGCAAACCCCGCCTGATTCGTCTGCCACTCAATAA
- a CDS encoding efflux RND transporter permease subunit: MLNAIIRFSLKQRHLTLAFSLFLIGFGTWQALNMAIDVFPNLNRPRVVVMTEAPGMAPEEVESLITFPLETTLNGATGVQAVRSSSGVGISVIYVEFEWGTDIYNDRQVVNERLQLVTDRLPEGIKPQLAPISSIMGQIMMLGMWSEDDETSPLEVRTLADWVVRQRLLTIPGVSQVFTMGGGRKQFQVLVNPEALIKYGITLHEVREACQQSNLNTTGGYLDEQGPNEFLVRALGRIQSLDDLKKVVVTRQEGRPIVLSQVARVTEGAQVKRGDSSAFIKQEDGTFAGGPAVVLTVNKQPNADTRRVTNDVLKALEELKPSLPKDIRIQPELYSQKSFIDRSIENVIEALRDGGILVVIILFLFLMNFRTTFITLTAIPLSIAITAIIFAVFGLSINTMTLGGLAVAIGELVDDAIVDVENIFRRLQENRYRENPKPTLLVVFQASCEIRNSIVFGTVIVVLVFLPLFALSGMEGRLFTPLGVAYIVSILSSLLVSLTLTPVLSYWLLGKKFGSPVQKSDKENASEHTHKDGPLLRLLKWGAGMVIGFSIRFAKPLLMLGIISVLIAGLFLIQLEQDFLPPFNEGVAQLNVVLPPGTSLKKSNEIASTVMDQLKKIKGVAAFSRRTGRAELDEHAEGVNVSEYIISFDPESGRGREAVLEEIRHSMESIPGIVISVEQPLAHLISHMISGVKAQVGIKIYGEDLTILRTTAQKLGAAMRSVPGVTDVLVEPQVEIPQLQIKLNRDKLKLYGLTPAYVNEYVQTAMNGMVVSQVLQGQRTFDLLIRMDEQYREDRETLKRLSINLPDGGTTPLSSVAEITESSGPNTINREKVQKRIIVQCNVSGRGLVDVVQDIQAKQKPIIQKLPAGYFVEYSGQFENQQTASRLISILFVVSMLGVFLVLFTMFHSVNFSLQVMAALPMAFIGSVIALVITGQTLTIAAMVGFISLGGIASRNGILLLNHYLHLVKYEGESWTREMIIRAGQERLAPVLMTALTSGIGLVPLAMAQGEAGKEILYPVATVIIGGLLSSTILEFFIRPALFWSFGREAGARIVERGTEDIPLLEESEEQAASTAH, encoded by the coding sequence ATGCTCAATGCAATTATACGTTTTTCACTGAAACAGCGGCACCTGACGCTGGCCTTCTCCCTGTTCCTGATCGGATTCGGAACATGGCAGGCACTGAATATGGCCATCGATGTGTTTCCCAACCTCAACCGCCCGCGAGTGGTGGTGATGACGGAAGCACCAGGCATGGCGCCCGAAGAAGTCGAATCATTGATTACCTTTCCCCTGGAAACCACCCTCAACGGTGCTACCGGTGTGCAGGCCGTGAGAAGTTCCTCCGGCGTGGGGATTTCCGTGATCTATGTCGAATTCGAATGGGGCACCGATATCTACAACGACCGGCAGGTTGTCAACGAACGTTTGCAACTGGTCACCGATCGTCTGCCCGAAGGCATCAAGCCTCAACTGGCGCCGATCTCCTCCATCATGGGGCAGATCATGATGCTCGGGATGTGGAGTGAAGACGATGAAACTTCCCCCCTGGAAGTCCGGACCCTGGCGGACTGGGTGGTTCGTCAGCGGCTGTTGACCATTCCCGGTGTCTCCCAGGTATTTACGATGGGGGGCGGACGCAAGCAGTTCCAGGTCCTCGTCAATCCGGAAGCCCTGATCAAATACGGGATCACACTGCACGAGGTGCGGGAGGCCTGCCAGCAGAGTAACCTGAATACGACCGGGGGCTACCTGGACGAACAGGGGCCCAACGAATTTCTGGTACGGGCACTGGGCCGGATCCAGTCGCTGGACGATCTGAAGAAAGTCGTCGTGACCCGCCAGGAAGGACGCCCGATTGTGCTCTCCCAGGTGGCCCGGGTAACCGAAGGTGCCCAGGTGAAACGGGGGGACAGTTCCGCATTCATCAAGCAGGAAGATGGCACCTTTGCCGGCGGACCGGCGGTGGTGCTGACCGTCAATAAACAACCCAATGCCGACACGCGACGGGTGACTAACGATGTGCTCAAGGCACTGGAAGAACTCAAGCCTTCGCTTCCCAAAGACATTCGGATTCAGCCGGAACTCTACTCGCAGAAATCATTCATCGACCGTTCCATTGAGAATGTGATCGAAGCCCTGCGGGACGGGGGCATTCTGGTGGTGATTATTCTGTTTCTGTTCCTGATGAACTTCCGCACGACGTTTATTACCCTCACTGCGATTCCCTTATCGATTGCGATCACGGCGATTATTTTCGCGGTCTTCGGATTATCAATTAATACGATGACGCTGGGAGGCCTGGCGGTGGCCATCGGTGAACTCGTGGATGACGCGATCGTGGATGTGGAGAATATTTTCCGCCGCTTACAGGAGAATCGCTATCGCGAGAATCCCAAGCCGACATTGCTGGTCGTCTTTCAGGCCAGTTGTGAAATCCGGAATTCCATTGTCTTTGGAACCGTGATTGTTGTGCTGGTGTTCTTGCCTCTGTTTGCATTGTCCGGGATGGAAGGTCGTCTGTTTACACCCCTGGGTGTGGCCTATATCGTGTCGATCCTGTCATCACTGCTGGTTTCTCTGACGCTGACTCCCGTGTTGTCTTACTGGCTGCTCGGTAAGAAATTCGGTTCGCCCGTTCAGAAATCGGATAAAGAAAACGCAAGTGAGCACACTCACAAAGATGGACCACTGCTTCGTCTCCTGAAATGGGGCGCTGGAATGGTCATCGGTTTCAGTATCCGTTTTGCGAAACCTCTGCTGATGCTGGGGATTATCAGTGTGCTGATCGCAGGGCTGTTCCTGATACAGCTCGAACAGGATTTCCTGCCCCCCTTTAACGAAGGGGTCGCGCAATTGAATGTGGTTCTACCTCCTGGAACCTCTCTGAAGAAATCGAATGAAATCGCCAGTACGGTGATGGATCAGTTAAAGAAAATCAAAGGTGTGGCTGCCTTTTCCCGTCGCACCGGCCGGGCGGAACTCGACGAACATGCCGAAGGGGTGAACGTCTCGGAATACATTATCTCGTTTGATCCTGAATCAGGACGGGGACGCGAAGCGGTACTGGAAGAGATCCGGCATTCGATGGAGTCGATTCCCGGAATTGTGATCTCCGTAGAACAACCGCTGGCGCACCTGATCTCCCATATGATTTCCGGCGTGAAAGCCCAGGTCGGAATTAAAATATATGGCGAGGATCTGACCATTCTACGGACGACAGCGCAAAAACTGGGAGCCGCTATGCGTTCGGTACCTGGTGTGACTGACGTACTGGTTGAGCCACAGGTGGAGATCCCGCAACTGCAGATCAAACTCAACCGGGATAAATTGAAACTGTATGGACTGACGCCCGCGTATGTGAATGAATATGTTCAGACCGCCATGAACGGCATGGTGGTTTCCCAGGTATTGCAGGGGCAACGGACCTTTGATCTGTTGATTCGGATGGACGAACAGTACCGCGAAGATCGGGAGACGTTAAAACGGCTTTCGATCAATTTGCCTGACGGCGGTACAACGCCCCTGTCCTCGGTCGCAGAGATTACAGAATCGTCCGGGCCCAATACGATCAACAGGGAAAAGGTTCAGAAGCGGATCATCGTACAATGTAACGTGTCCGGTCGTGGCCTGGTCGACGTCGTACAGGACATTCAGGCGAAACAGAAGCCGATTATTCAGAAACTCCCCGCAGGCTATTTTGTGGAATACAGCGGGCAGTTTGAGAATCAGCAGACAGCTTCCCGACTGATTTCAATCCTGTTTGTGGTTTCGATGCTGGGCGTCTTCCTGGTGCTGTTTACGATGTTCCATTCCGTTAATTTCTCACTGCAGGTTATGGCGGCACTGCCGATGGCCTTCATCGGTTCGGTGATCGCACTGGTCATTACGGGACAGACTCTGACCATCGCAGCCATGGTTGGTTTTATCTCTTTGGGGGGGATTGCCTCCCGGAACGGAATTCTGCTGCTCAACCATTATCTGCATCTGGTGAAATACGAAGGCGAAAGCTGGACACGCGAAATGATAATTCGAGCAGGTCAGGAACGCCTGGCACCCGTGTTGATGACGGCGTTAACCTCGGGCATCGGCCTGGTTCCCCTGGCGATGGCGCAGGGAGAAGCGGGTAAGGAAATTCTGTACCCGGTCGCGACGGTGATCATCGGAGGGCTGCTCAGTAGTACGATTCTGGAGTTTTTCATCCGTCCTGCTCTGTTCTGGAGTTTTGGACGCGAGGCGGGAGCACGGATTGTCGAACGGGGAACGGAAGATATTCCTCTGCTGGAAGAAAGCGAAGAACAGGCGGCTTCGACCGCACATTAA
- a CDS encoding efflux RND transporter periplasmic adaptor subunit yields the protein MNQSKLKQNWIWILFFLILIPVGLLAWKTQQQWLPAVNDMAENGKSKTETDEHGSEEDHHDHDHAGHEESTSLELTSQARKNIGLTEEKVIPVKLQAFTRTLTIPAIVVEVPGKTRVKVVAPMTGIITNVNVIAGEAVQPGRELFKIRLTHEDLVQAQADFLKTLGELDVEDKEIARIKEITDKGVIAGKVLLEREYAKEKLEAILKAQREALLLHGFSEGQVDQIRDNRRLIKEHQVYAPQLHGQSGEVQLPNMAIQRISAPAPGSQGTVNARHKSIFIVQSLNISKGDFVQAGDTLCVLADYSDLYLKGQAFEQEADELTRCLENGWSVEAIQEINNKNKELIKNLQIDYLDNQIETDARIFSVFVDLPNKVEHENVRSDGERFITWRFKPGQRMQLRIPVETWKKQIVVPVEAIATEGAESFVFQENGDHFDRRPVHVLYKDQLWAVIQNDGAIFPGDKIALTGAHQMQMALKNKAGGAVDPHAGHNH from the coding sequence ATGAATCAATCAAAACTCAAACAGAACTGGATCTGGATTTTATTTTTCCTGATCCTGATCCCCGTTGGCCTGCTGGCCTGGAAGACTCAGCAACAATGGCTGCCTGCCGTGAATGACATGGCGGAAAACGGAAAATCAAAAACTGAAACAGACGAACATGGATCGGAAGAGGATCATCATGACCACGATCACGCGGGACATGAAGAATCGACCTCTCTGGAACTGACTTCCCAGGCACGCAAGAATATCGGTCTGACAGAGGAGAAAGTCATTCCCGTGAAACTGCAGGCGTTCACACGCACACTGACCATTCCTGCGATTGTCGTGGAAGTACCCGGTAAGACCCGCGTGAAAGTCGTGGCACCGATGACCGGAATTATCACCAACGTGAATGTGATTGCAGGTGAAGCGGTGCAGCCAGGTCGGGAACTCTTCAAGATCCGCCTGACCCATGAAGACCTGGTGCAGGCCCAGGCTGACTTCCTGAAGACGCTGGGTGAACTCGATGTCGAAGACAAGGAAATCGCCCGGATCAAGGAAATTACGGATAAGGGTGTTATCGCCGGTAAGGTCCTGCTGGAACGCGAGTATGCCAAAGAAAAACTGGAAGCAATTCTGAAAGCCCAACGAGAGGCACTGCTGCTGCACGGTTTCTCTGAAGGTCAGGTCGACCAGATTCGTGATAACCGTCGGTTGATTAAAGAACATCAGGTGTATGCCCCTCAGCTGCACGGTCAGTCGGGAGAAGTCCAACTGCCTAACATGGCAATTCAACGTATCTCAGCACCCGCACCCGGTTCGCAGGGAACGGTCAATGCCCGCCACAAATCCATCTTCATCGTGCAGTCGTTGAATATCAGCAAAGGGGACTTCGTCCAGGCAGGTGATACGCTGTGTGTCCTGGCTGATTACAGTGACCTGTATCTCAAAGGACAGGCATTTGAACAGGAAGCCGATGAATTAACGCGCTGCCTGGAAAATGGCTGGTCTGTCGAAGCGATTCAGGAAATCAATAATAAAAACAAAGAGCTGATTAAAAACCTGCAGATCGATTACCTGGACAACCAGATCGAAACCGATGCACGCATCTTTTCGGTCTTTGTCGATCTGCCGAATAAGGTCGAGCATGAAAACGTACGCTCGGACGGAGAACGCTTTATAACGTGGCGTTTCAAGCCGGGACAGAGGATGCAGTTGCGGATTCCAGTGGAAACCTGGAAGAAGCAGATTGTCGTCCCCGTGGAAGCAATCGCGACCGAAGGGGCAGAGAGTTTCGTTTTTCAGGAGAACGGCGATCACTTTGATCGGCGTCCAGTGCATGTCCTGTATAAGGATCAGCTCTGGGCCGTCATTCAAAACGATGGTGCGATTTTCCCCGGAGACAAAATTGCACTCACGGGAGCACATCAGATGCAGATGGCTTTGAAAAACAAAGCCGGTGGTGCGGTCGATCCCCACGCGGGACACAACCACTGA